A window from Citrus sinensis cultivar Valencia sweet orange chromosome 5, DVS_A1.0, whole genome shotgun sequence encodes these proteins:
- the LOC102630218 gene encoding uncharacterized protein LOC102630218: MRDFPSCFGENGVQVADSSSSNAAKNAQNLVTSVYQARIRGRSCLITITWSKNLMGQGLSVGIDDASNQCLCKVDIKPWLFSKRKGSKSLEAYSCIIDIYWDLSSAKFGSGPEPLEGFYVSVVVDRQMVLLLGDMRKEAFKKTNATPVPSNAVFVAKREHLFGKKVFFTKAQFCNGGQIHDLVIECDTHGMNDPCLMVRVDGKSVMKVKHLRWKFRGNHTILVDGLPVEVFWDVHNWLFGASVGNAVFMFKTCLSAEKLWASGPLSDPNTLPWSFSQRFLDSKSQSLGFSLILYAWKNE, translated from the coding sequence ATGAGAGATTTTCCATCTTGTTTTGGGGAAAATGGGGTACAAGTAGCagattcttcatcttcaaacGCTGCTAAAAATGCACAGAATTTGGTTACTTCTGTTTATCAAGCTCGTATTCGAGGCAGGTCTTGCTTGATTACTATTACATGGAGCAAGAATTTGATGGGTCAAGGCCTTTCTGTGGGGATTGATGATGCTTCAAACCAATGTCTTTGTAAAGTTGATATTAAACCTTGGTTGTTCTCAAAAAGGAAAGGGTCAAAGAGTTTAGAAGCTTATTCTTGTATAATTGACATCTATTGGGACCTTTCCTCGGCAAAATTTGGTTCTGGGCCTGAACCATTGGAGGGATTTTATGTGAGTGTTGTTGTTGATAGGCAAATGGTTTTGCTTCTTGGAGATATGAGAAAAGAAGCTTTTAAGAAGACTAATGCGACCCCTGTTCCTTCAAATGCCGTTTTCGTTGCTAAAAGGGAGCATCTTTTTGGCAAGAAGGTGTTTTTTACCAAGGCACAGTTTTGCAATGGTGGGCAAATCCATGATCTTGTGATTGAATGTGACACACATGGAATGAATGATCCATGCCTCATGGTTCGTGTAGATGGAAAAAGTGTGATGAAGGTGAAGCATCTCAGGTGGAAGTTCAGGGGAAATCATACTATCTTGGTCGATGGGCTGCCGGTGGAAGTTTTCTGGGATGTTCACAATTGGCTTTTTGGTGCATCAGTTGGGAATGCTGTTTTCATGTTCAAGACATGCCTCTCAGCTGAGAAGCTGTGGGCTAGTGGACCCCTTTCTGATCCAAACACACTGCCATGGTCATTCTCGCAGAGATTCCTAGATTCCAAATCTCAAAGTCTTGGGTTTTCACTGATTTTGTATGCTTGGAAGAATGAATAG